The following proteins come from a genomic window of Pirellula staleyi DSM 6068:
- a CDS encoding sigma-54 dependent transcriptional regulator: MERIAPLLAPAIPAQAMLVRHVAVDRSVMETLAAVELAGTEQAAMPRSEMAPEVLDGMLAWWHLRRVRHAAADVIIRELPALLPPETSGDVIAVPLACEHGLFAVMILVSRKGVVFTEGHQQLALALAEPLAVAVENDRRLKELVALREKVEAENRRLLSKLGRSDLSETIVGSESGLREVMERATLVARADVPVLLLGETGSGKEVIARAVHRGSRRAEGPFLRVNCGAIPAELVDSELFGHEKGSFTGASAIRKGWFERADGGTLFLDECGELTPAAQVRLLRVLQDGTFERVGGEKQLHVDVRVIAATHRNLQGMVREGTFREDLWYRLAVFPVHLPPLRDRREDIPAMAIHFAARAAARYGLRPCNPTEEDMHLLLNYSWPGNARELGAVMERAAILGNGHSLDVATALGNVPALPAATSPPAQRAPAAVASSSASRETVVTLDEANRRHIQSALAATDGQIEGHRGAAKILGINPHTLRARMRKLGIAWQTFRPSGDGPSSATS, translated from the coding sequence ATGGAGCGCATTGCTCCCTTGCTAGCTCCAGCCATTCCGGCCCAGGCGATGCTGGTGCGGCATGTGGCGGTCGATCGGAGCGTGATGGAGACGCTGGCCGCCGTGGAACTTGCCGGGACCGAGCAGGCGGCGATGCCCCGCAGCGAGATGGCTCCGGAAGTGCTCGACGGAATGCTGGCCTGGTGGCATTTGCGGAGAGTGCGTCATGCTGCGGCCGACGTGATCATCCGCGAACTTCCGGCGCTCCTCCCTCCGGAAACTTCGGGGGATGTCATTGCCGTTCCGCTCGCGTGCGAACATGGACTGTTTGCGGTGATGATTTTGGTGTCGCGCAAGGGAGTCGTGTTCACCGAGGGGCATCAGCAACTGGCGCTCGCGCTCGCGGAGCCTTTGGCGGTCGCTGTGGAAAATGATCGTCGGCTGAAAGAGCTCGTCGCCTTGCGCGAGAAAGTGGAAGCCGAGAATCGCCGCCTGCTTTCGAAACTGGGGCGGAGTGATCTATCGGAAACAATCGTCGGCAGCGAGAGCGGACTGCGCGAAGTGATGGAGCGCGCGACGCTTGTGGCCCGCGCGGATGTTCCGGTTTTGCTGCTCGGCGAAACGGGGAGCGGCAAGGAAGTGATTGCTCGCGCCGTGCATCGGGGTTCGCGGCGCGCCGAGGGTCCGTTCCTACGAGTGAACTGCGGCGCTATTCCTGCTGAACTTGTCGACAGCGAACTGTTTGGTCACGAGAAGGGAAGCTTCACCGGCGCCAGTGCGATTCGCAAAGGTTGGTTCGAACGCGCAGATGGTGGAACCCTGTTTCTCGACGAGTGTGGTGAACTTACACCCGCGGCTCAAGTTCGTTTGTTACGCGTCCTTCAGGATGGAACGTTCGAGCGCGTCGGTGGCGAGAAACAGCTGCATGTCGACGTGCGTGTGATTGCCGCGACCCATCGCAACTTGCAAGGGATGGTTCGTGAGGGAACGTTTCGCGAGGACTTATGGTATCGCCTCGCGGTGTTTCCCGTACATCTGCCGCCTCTTCGTGACCGGCGCGAAGATATACCAGCCATGGCGATTCATTTCGCGGCCCGCGCCGCTGCGCGCTATGGTCTGCGCCCTTGCAATCCGACCGAAGAGGACATGCATCTGCTGCTGAATTATTCCTGGCCCGGGAATGCGCGCGAACTCGGCGCGGTGATGGAGCGCGCTGCGATCCTTGGCAATGGGCACTCGCTCGACGTGGCGACAGCGCTCGGCAATGTTCCCGCACTACCAGCCGCGACGAGCCCACCGGCGCAGCGCGCACCAGCAGCAGTTGCAAGTAGCTCAGCCTCGCGCGAAACAGTGGTGACGCTCGATGAAGCGAATCGGCGTCATATTCAAAGTGCGCTTGCAGCGACTGATGGACAGATCGAAGGGCATCGTGGGGCGGCGAAGATCCTGGGGATCAATCCGCATACGCTGCGAGCCCGGATGAGAAAACTGGGGATCGCCTGGCAGACATTTCGTCCATCAGGCGATGGCCCCAGCAGCGCGACGAGTTAG